In Callospermophilus lateralis isolate mCalLat2 chromosome 10, mCalLat2.hap1, whole genome shotgun sequence, a single genomic region encodes these proteins:
- the Fyttd1 gene encoding UAP56-interacting factor, giving the protein MNRFGTRLVGATATPSPPPKARSNENLDKIDMSLDDIIKLNRKEGKKQNFPRLNRRLQQTSTRQFKMRVRWGIQQNSGFGKATLSRKGRVTPGKRRPYGVITGLAARKATGIRKGISPMNRPPLSDKNIERYFPVLKRKANLLRQNEVQRKPVAVLKRPNQLNRKNNIPANFTRSGNKLSHQKDTRQATFLFRRGLKVQAQLNTEQLLDDVVAKRTRQWRTSTTNGGILTVSIDNPGAVQCPVTQKPRLTRTAVPSFLTKREQSDVKKVPKGVPLQFDINSVGKQTGMTLNERFGILKEQRATLTFNKGGSRFVTVG; this is encoded by the exons ATGAACCGGTTTGGTACCCGGTTGGTGGGAGCCACCGCGACCCCGTCGCCGCCGCCGAAAGCCCGCAGCAATGAAAACCTCGACAAAATCGATATGTCTTTGG ATGATATTATCAAGTTGAaccgaaaggaaggaaagaagcagAATTTTCCAAGACTGAATAGACGACTCCAACAAACTAGTACTCGGCAATTCAAGATGAGAGTACGGTGGGGGATCCAGCAAAACTCTG gTTTTGGTAAAGCTACTTTGAGCCGTAAAGGAAGAGTAACACCTGGAAAGAGACGTCCTTATGGAGTTATCACTGGTCTTGCAGCTAGGAAAGCAACTGGAATTCGAAAAGGGATTAGTCCTATGAATCGTCCACCTCTAAGTGACAAG AATATAGAACGATATTTTCCAGTGTTAAAAAGGAAGGCAAATCTTCTGAGACAAAATGAAGTACAAAGGAAACCTGTTGCAGTTCTCAAGAGACCTAACCAGTTAAACAGAAA AAATAACATCCCAGCTAATTTTACCAGGAGTGGAAATAAATTAAGCCATCAGAAAGACACCCGTCAGGCAACTTTTCTTTTTAGAAGAGGCCTAAAG GTTCAGGCCCAGTTGAACACAGAACAACTGCTAGACGATGTAGTAGCAAAGAGAACTCGTCA ATGGCGTACTTCCACTACAAATGGAGGAATTTTAACTGTATCCATTGACAATCCTGGAGCAGTGCAATGCCCAGT aaCTCAGAAACCACGATTAACTCGGACTGCTGTACCTTCTTTCTTAACAAAACGGGAGCAATCTGATGTTAAGAAAGTTCCTAAAGGTGTCCCTCTACAATTTGACATAAATAGTGTTGGAAAACAG acAGGGATGACTTTGAATGAACGGTTTGGAATCCTAAAGGAACAAAGAGCCACTTTGACATTCAACAAAGGAGGAAGCCGCTTTGTAACTGTAGGATAG